One genomic segment of Culturomica massiliensis includes these proteins:
- the rpoC gene encoding DNA-directed RNA polymerase subunit beta', whose translation MAFRKDNNTNKPKSFTKIAIGLASPEEILEHSSGQVLKPETINYRTYKPERDGLFCERIFGPVKDYECHCGKYKRIRYKGIVCDRCGVEVTEKKVRRERMGHIQLVVPVAHIWYFKSLPNKIGYLLGLPSKKLDSVIYYERYVVVQPGILAEKGISELDFLTEEEYIDLVDALPADNQHLDDDDPNKFIAKMGAEAIGMLLERLNLDNLSYELRHKANTETSQQRKNEALKRLQVVEAFRESKEVNKPEWMIVKVLAVIPPELRPLVPLDGGRFATSDLNDLYRRVIIRNNRLKRLIEIKAPDVILRNEKRMLQEAVDSLFDNSRKSNAVKIENNRPLKSLSDSLKGKQGRFRQNLLGKRVDYSARSVIVVGPDLKMHECGLPKDMAAELYMPFIIRKLIERGIVKTVKSAKKIVDRRDPVVWDILENVLKGHPVLLNRAPTLHRLGIQAFQPKLIEGKAIRLHPLACTGFNADFDGDQMAVHLPLGNEAVLEAQILMLCAHNILNPANGAPITVPSQDMVLGLYYITKPRKGAKGEGLKFYSPEEVIIALNEKAVDMHAKVQVRIVDVDKEGKEYVHMIDTTVGRIILNQYTPKNFPYINTLITKKSLRDIISDVFKRCGVDVTAKFLDDIKDLGYRMAFEGGLSFNLADVIVPAEKDALLKEGYDQVEEVMANYNMGFITNNERYNQIIDIWTHVNANLTATLMKQLAEDDQGFNSIYMMLDSGARGSREQIRQLGGMRGLMAKPQKSGATGGQIIENPILANFKEGLSVLEYFISTHGARKGLADTALKTADAGYLTRRLVDVANDITITEEDCGTLRGVTIAAIKNNEEVVSSLYERILGRVSVHDIYHPHSGELLVKSGEEITEVIASAIENSPIERVEVRSVLTCEAKKGVCAKCYGRNLATGRLVEKGEAVGTIAAQSIGEPGTQLTLRTFHVGGTAGNISTENSLKAKYDGVVEFEEMRSVEYTLENGQKCDVVVGRLAELRIIDKNTNIILLSNNIPYGAKVFVKSGTEVKKGDLLCEWDPFNALIITEFSGKIASENLIEGETYKEESDETTGFREKVITEFRDKTKAPAILILDEKGETVKSYNLPVGAHIVVKEGDKVIAGSTIVKIPRAVGKAGDITGGLPRVTELFEARNPSNPAVVSEIDGEVTYGKIKRGNREIIVTSKAGEVKKYLVSLTKQILVQENDYVRAGTPLSDGAITPTDILNIEGPIKVQEYIVNEVQDVYRMQGVKINDKHFEIIVHQMMRKVLIQDSGDTRFLENQIVDKAEFMGENDEMFGKKVVLDAGDSDRVKPGQIISARTLRDINSQLKRRDMKIVQSRDAVPATSSQVLQGITRAALQTSSFISAASFQETTKVLNEAAIYGKVDPLEGLKENVICGHLIPVGTGMKELRTLVVGSKEDMERISK comes from the coding sequence ATGGCTTTTAGAAAAGATAATAACACCAACAAGCCCAAGAGCTTTACAAAAATAGCGATCGGTTTGGCATCACCTGAAGAGATTCTGGAACATTCCAGCGGACAGGTGCTCAAACCGGAGACGATCAACTATCGTACTTATAAGCCAGAGCGTGACGGTCTGTTTTGCGAACGGATCTTCGGTCCGGTGAAGGATTACGAATGCCATTGTGGAAAATACAAGCGTATTCGTTACAAAGGTATTGTATGCGACCGTTGTGGAGTAGAAGTAACTGAAAAGAAAGTACGGCGTGAACGGATGGGACACATACAGTTGGTAGTGCCTGTTGCTCACATCTGGTATTTTAAGTCTTTGCCCAATAAGATCGGTTATTTGTTAGGATTGCCTTCCAAAAAACTGGATTCTGTTATTTATTATGAAAGATATGTTGTGGTTCAACCCGGTATATTAGCGGAGAAAGGAATCAGCGAGCTTGACTTCCTGACCGAGGAAGAATATATCGATCTGGTGGATGCTTTACCCGCAGATAACCAACATTTGGACGACGATGATCCTAATAAGTTTATTGCTAAAATGGGGGCCGAGGCAATCGGCATGTTGCTCGAAAGATTGAATCTGGATAATTTGTCTTACGAGTTGCGTCATAAAGCAAATACGGAAACCTCTCAACAACGTAAGAACGAAGCGTTGAAACGCTTACAGGTGGTTGAGGCTTTCCGCGAAAGTAAAGAAGTCAATAAACCTGAATGGATGATCGTGAAGGTACTGGCCGTAATTCCGCCGGAATTGCGTCCGTTAGTACCGCTGGACGGAGGTCGTTTTGCTACTTCCGATTTGAATGATTTATACCGTCGGGTTATCATTAGAAACAATCGTTTAAAACGGTTAATCGAAATCAAGGCTCCGGATGTGATTCTGCGTAATGAAAAACGTATGTTACAGGAAGCCGTGGATTCGTTATTTGATAATTCACGCAAATCCAATGCTGTGAAAATCGAAAATAACCGGCCGCTGAAATCACTGTCCGACAGTTTGAAAGGTAAACAAGGACGTTTCCGTCAGAACTTGTTGGGTAAACGTGTGGATTATTCTGCCCGTTCTGTAATTGTTGTCGGACCGGATTTGAAAATGCACGAATGCGGTTTACCGAAAGATATGGCGGCTGAATTGTATATGCCGTTTATCATCCGTAAGCTGATCGAACGGGGTATTGTGAAGACTGTAAAGAGCGCCAAGAAAATTGTAGACCGTCGCGATCCGGTGGTTTGGGATATTCTGGAAAACGTATTGAAAGGCCATCCTGTATTGCTAAACCGTGCTCCGACGTTGCACCGTTTGGGTATCCAGGCTTTCCAGCCGAAATTGATCGAAGGTAAGGCTATCCGTTTGCATCCTTTGGCATGTACCGGGTTCAATGCGGACTTCGACGGTGACCAGATGGCTGTACATTTACCGTTGGGTAATGAAGCCGTATTGGAAGCCCAGATTTTAATGCTCTGTGCCCACAATATTTTGAATCCTGCCAACGGTGCGCCTATTACTGTACCTTCTCAGGATATGGTATTGGGATTGTATTATATTACAAAACCGCGTAAGGGAGCGAAAGGAGAAGGTTTGAAATTCTATTCTCCGGAGGAAGTGATTATTGCACTGAATGAAAAGGCTGTGGATATGCACGCTAAGGTTCAGGTGAGAATCGTAGATGTAGACAAAGAAGGGAAAGAATATGTTCATATGATCGATACGACTGTAGGTCGTATTATATTGAACCAATATACACCGAAGAATTTCCCGTATATCAATACATTGATTACCAAGAAGTCTCTGCGGGATATCATCAGTGACGTGTTTAAACGTTGTGGCGTGGATGTTACCGCTAAATTCCTGGATGACATCAAGGATTTGGGGTACCGTATGGCATTTGAAGGCGGTTTGTCCTTTAATTTGGCTGACGTTATTGTTCCGGCTGAAAAAGACGCTTTGTTGAAAGAGGGATATGATCAGGTGGAAGAAGTGATGGCCAATTATAATATGGGATTCATTACAAATAATGAGCGTTACAATCAGATCATCGATATCTGGACCCATGTAAATGCCAATCTGACGGCTACATTGATGAAGCAGTTGGCAGAAGACGATCAGGGATTTAACTCTATTTATATGATGCTTGACTCCGGAGCCCGTGGATCACGGGAACAGATCCGTCAGTTGGGCGGTATGCGTGGATTGATGGCAAAACCTCAAAAATCCGGAGCTACAGGCGGACAGATTATCGAAAACCCGATTTTGGCGAACTTTAAAGAGGGGTTGTCGGTATTGGAATACTTTATTTCTACCCACGGTGCTCGTAAAGGTTTGGCCGATACGGCTTTGAAAACGGCAGATGCCGGTTATTTGACCCGTCGTCTGGTGGATGTCGCCAATGATATTACCATTACGGAAGAGGATTGCGGTACTTTGAGAGGTGTTACTATCGCTGCAATTAAAAATAACGAAGAGGTCGTATCTTCTTTGTATGAGCGGATATTGGGACGTGTATCCGTACACGATATTTACCACCCGCATTCCGGTGAATTATTGGTAAAATCCGGAGAGGAAATTACGGAAGTTATTGCATCGGCAATAGAAAATTCTCCGATAGAGCGTGTTGAAGTACGTTCGGTATTGACGTGTGAGGCGAAAAAAGGTGTTTGTGCAAAATGTTACGGACGTAATCTGGCTACCGGTCGTCTGGTAGAAAAAGGAGAAGCTGTCGGAACAATTGCTGCACAGTCTATCGGTGAACCGGGTACACAGTTGACGCTGCGGACATTCCACGTGGGAGGTACTGCCGGTAATATTTCTACTGAAAACTCTTTAAAAGCCAAATACGACGGTGTTGTGGAGTTTGAAGAGATGCGTTCTGTAGAGTATACCCTGGAAAACGGTCAGAAATGCGATGTTGTTGTCGGGCGTTTGGCAGAACTTCGGATTATCGATAAAAATACGAATATCATTCTATTATCGAATAATATTCCTTACGGAGCAAAAGTATTTGTGAAGAGTGGCACAGAAGTGAAGAAAGGGGATTTACTTTGCGAATGGGACCCGTTCAATGCATTGATTATTACTGAATTCAGCGGTAAAATTGCTTCCGAAAATTTGATCGAAGGCGAAACTTATAAGGAGGAATCAGATGAAACCACCGGTTTCCGTGAAAAAGTAATTACCGAGTTCCGGGATAAAACGAAAGCTCCGGCTATCCTTATCTTAGACGAAAAAGGTGAGACTGTGAAGAGTTACAACTTGCCGGTAGGCGCTCACATTGTCGTTAAAGAAGGAGATAAAGTGATTGCCGGTAGTACGATTGTTAAGATTCCGAGAGCTGTCGGTAAGGCGGGGGATATCACGGGAGGTCTTCCTCGTGTTACCGAGTTGTTTGAAGCCCGTAATCCGTCTAATCCTGCTGTCGTATCGGAGATCGACGGTGAGGTGACTTACGGTAAGATCAAACGCGGTAACCGGGAAATTATAGTGACCTCGAAAGCCGGTGAAGTGAAGAAATATTTGGTATCTCTGACAAAACAGATACTGGTACAGGAAAACGATTATGTGCGTGCCGGTACCCCATTGTCAGACGGAGCCATTACGCCGACGGATATTCTGAATATCGAAGGTCCTATTAAAGTGCAGGAATATATCGTGAACGAAGTACAGGATGTATACCGGATGCAGGGTGTGAAGATCAATGACAAGCACTTCGAGATCATTGTTCATCAGATGATGCGTAAAGTGTTGATTCAGGATTCCGGAGATACCCGCTTCCTCGAAAATCAGATCGTGGACAAAGCAGAGTTCATGGGAGAAAATGACGAGATGTTCGGTAAGAAAGTGGTATTGGATGCCGGTGATTCCGATCGGGTAAAACCGGGACAGATTATTTCTGCCCGTACACTCCGGGATATCAACTCTCAGTTGAAACGCCGCGATATGAAGATTGTACAGTCTCGTGATGCAGTACCCGCAACTTCATCTCAGGTATTGCAGGGTATTACCCGGGCTGCTTTGCAGACTTCCAGCTTTATTTCTGCAGCTTCTTTCCAGGAAACGACGAAAGTATTGAACGAAGCCGCTATTTACGGTAAAGTTGATCCACTCGAAGGCCTGAAAGAAAATGTAATCTGCGGTCACTTGATTCCGGTAGGTACCGGTATGAAAGAACTGCGTACATTGGTTGTCGGTTCTAAAGAAGATATGGAAAGAATTTCCAAATAA